CCTGCGGCTCGAAGCCCTGGGGCCGGAGGCCGGTGAGGGTGTAGTTCGGGTGCACGCCGGTGAGCGGGAGGCCGTCGCCAGGCGTGTCCGCGACGCCCTCGCACTCCTTGCGGCCCGGCGCGGTCACCCGGACGACGTCGGCGTCCGTGCTCAGGGCCGAGTTCGGCACGACGCTGAAGCCGGTGACGCCCGGCGGCTTCCAGGACAGCGTGATCTGCTGGCCGCCGTCGCGCTCGAAGTGCTCGATGCGCAGCGCGTGGACGCCTGCCGTCAGGTTCACGGTCGCGTCCTTGGGATCCGGACCGTGCAGACCGTCGTGGTTGATCACTACCTGGTCGTCGATCAGGAGGCGGGAGCCGTCGTCGCTGGCGAGGCGGAGGGTGTAGCTGCCCGCCTGCGCGACGTCGAGGTTGCCGGTCGTCTGGGTGACGAAGCCGGTGTCCAGGCCGAAGTCGGCGGTCGTGGACCAGTCGATCACCGGCATCAGCTTGTCGATGTTGGGGGTCTGCCCCGGCTTCAGTACGCAGAGGTTGTTGAGCGCGACCTGCACGTCGAAGACGCGGAGCGTCACGCCGGGCGTCTGCGGGGGGAGCGCCGCGGCGGAGCGGCCCTCGAGGGTGGAACCGGCCGGGACGGCGGCGCCCTTCACGCGGACGGGCCGGTCGGTGCCCGCGGGATCCCTGGCGGGTCCCGAGGAGACGGGCGAGGCCGGCGAGGTCGGGGGCGGGGGAGGCTTCGGGGAAGCGGGAGAGGCCGGGGAGGCCGACAGGGCGGCGGTCAGTAACGAGGCGATGAGCGTTCCGGCCAGACGTCTGGCCGGCCGGTGGGGGTACAGCCGTGGATACACGTGACCTCCTGACGGTCCTTCAGGGCATGAAGGACTCGATCGGACAAGGGAGGGATCCACCGCTGCCGGGACGCGTCGTCGGCCCGGACACGGAGGCGCTGCGGGCGGGACGGGAACGGGTCCGCATCACCGCGTCGGACACAGTAGGGACTTCTCCCGACACCGTCCATACTTTGTCCCCAGCGAGAATGAAGTGACGAAAACTCGCGCACACCGGGTTACGGACTTCGACAAAGCCCGCTAACTTCCTTGAAATGAACCGGTCATGAGCTGTCGACCGTTTCCTGCGGCGTGACGGCGCACGCCCGTGCCCCCTCAGCAGCACCCCGAGGGTGCCACCATCCCACCCACTCCTGCTGGGAGACCTCTGTGCGCATGAGAACGCCCGGGCGCGGACGCGCCCGCTCCTTGCTGACCGCCGTGGCATGCACCCTCGGCTGCCTCCTGCCGGTGTCCCCGGCCCACTCCACGCCCGCTCACCGGGACCACGACGCCGGGACCGGGACCACGGCCGCGGCCGCGGCCGCCCCGGAATTCCAGCAGGTCACGCTCGCCAAAGGCGTATCCGAGACCGGCGAGCCCATGACCCTGGCCGTGCTCCCGGACCGCTCGGTCCTGCACACCTCGCGCGACGGCACGCTCCGGCTGACCGACGCCGCGGGCACCACCACCGTGGCGGGCAAGCTCGACGTCTACAGCCACGACGAGGAGGGCCTGCAGGGGGTCGCGGCGGACCCGGGCTTCTCGTCCAACCGGCAGCTCTACCTCTACTACGCCCCCAAGCTGACCACGCCGGGCGGGGACGCCCCCGCGGACGGCACGGCCGCCGACTTCACCCCGTACGACGGGGTCAACCGCCTGTCCAGGTTCGCCCTCAGGACGGACGGCACCCTCGACCTCGCCAGCGAGAAGAGGATCCTGGACGTCCCCGCCTCCCGCGGCCTGTGCTGCCACGTCGGCGGCGACATCGACTTCGACGCCGCCGGCAACCTCTACCTGTCCACCGGCGACGACAGCAACCCCTTCGCCTCGGACGGCTTCACCCCCATCGACGAGCGGGCCGGCCGCAACCCCGCCTACGATGCCCAGCGCTCGGCCGGCAACACCAACGACCTCCGCGGCAAGGTCCTGCGCATCAAGGTGAACACCGACGGCTCCTACGCGATCCCCAGCGGCAACCTCTTCGCACCCGGTACGGCGAAGACGCGTCCCGAGATCTACGCGATGGGCTTCCGCAACCCCTTCCGGATGAGCGTCGACAAGGCCACCGGCACCGTCTTCCTCGGCGACTACGGCCCCGACTCGGGCACCGCCTCGCCCACCCGGGGGCCGGAGGGCCAGGTCGAGTTCAACCGCATCACCAAGGCGGGCAACTTCGGCTGGCCGTTCTGCACGGGCGACAACAACGCCTACACCGACTACGACTTCGCCACCGGAGCCTCGGGAGCGGTGTTCAACTGCGCAGCCCCGAAGAACACCTCCCCGCGCAACACCGGCCTCACCGACCTGCCGCCCGCCCAGCCGGCCTGGATCCCGTACAACGGCTCCTCCGTCCCCGAGTTCGGCGGCGGCTCGGAGTCGCCCATGGCCGGCCCGGTCTACCGCTACGACGCCGCCTCCACCTCCGACGTGAAGTTCCCCCAGGAGTACGACGGAGACTTCTTCGCCGGTGAGTTCGGCCGCCGCTGGATCAAGCGGATCGAGATCACCGCCGACGGCACCGTGCAGTCGATCAACCCCTTCCCCTGGAGCGGCACCCAGGTGATGGACACGGCCTTCGGACCGGACGGCGCCCTGTACGTCCTCGACTACGGCACCGGCTACTTCAACGGCGACGAGAACTCCGCCCTGTACCGCATCGAGCACGTCACCGGCGGCCGCGCCCCGATCGCCCAGGCCCGGGCGAGCGTCACCTCCGGCAAGGCACCGCTGGCCGTCTCGTTCTCGTCGGCCGGGACCTCCGACCCCGACGGCGACGCCCTCTCCTACGCCTGGACCTTCGGCGACGGCGCCACCTCCACCGCCGCCGACCCCTCCCACACGTACACCGCCAACGGCCGGTACACGGCCACCCTCAAGGCCACCGACACCACCGGCAGGTCGGCCACCGCCTCGGTCCTGATCACGGTCGGGAACACGGCCCCCACGGTCCGTCTCGACCTGCCCGCCGACGGCAGCGTCTACGACTTCGGCGCGGTGATCCCCTTCAAGGTGACCGTGACCGACCCCGAGGACGGCACCATCGACTGCGCCAAGGTGAAGGTCACGTTCATCGTCGGCCACGACAGCCACGGGCACCCGCAGACCTCGACCACCGGCTGCACCGGCACCCTGCGGACCCTCGCCGACGGGGAACACGACCCCAACGCCAACATCTTCGGCGTCGTCGACGCCGAGTACACCGACAAGGGGGCGAACGGCCAGCCCGCCCTGACCGCCCACGACCAGCGCGTCACCCAGCCCGGCCACCGCCAGGCCGAGCACTACACCGACGCCTCCGGAGTCCAGGTCGTCACCCACGCCGCCGCCCACGGCGGGAAGACCGTCGGGTACATCGACAACGGCGACTGGATCGCCTTCCGGCCGTACGCCCTGGAGAACACCGACCGGTTCACCGCCCGGATCTCCTCGGCGGGTACGGGCGGCACGATCGAGGTGCGCGCCGGTTCCCCGACCGGCACCGTGCTCGGCACGGTCACCGCACCGGTCACCGGCGGCTGGGAGACCTTCCAGGACGTGACCACCGCGCTCACCGGCCGGCCGGCCGGCTCCACGACCCTGTACCTCGTCTTCAAGGGCGGCAGCGGTTCGCTGTTCGACATCGACGAGTTCTCCTTCACGACCACCGGCGGAGCCCGCTCGGGCCCGGTCAAGGGCGTGAACGCCACGTGTCTGGACGTCGACAACGCCGGCACCGCGGACGGAACGAAGATCCAGATCTGGACCTGCAACGGCAGCGCCGCCCAGATCTGGACGGTCCCCGGCGACGGCACCCTGAAGGCCCTCGGCAAATGCCTGGACGTCTCGGGCGGCGGCGCGGCGGACGGCACGAAGGTCCAGCTGTGGACCTGCAACGGCACCGGCGCCCAGAACTGGGCGCCCCAGATCGACGGCACCGTGCGCAACCCGCAGTCAGGCAAGTGCCTGGACGCATCGGGCGGCATCTGGAACGACGGAACGGCCGTCCACCTGTGGACCTGCCACACCGGCCCCAACCAGAAGTGGACCCTGCCCTAGAGCCCGTCGGCAAACTCCCGTGGTGGCCGAGGCCGACGCAAGTTCGACGACAGGCCCCGGCCCCACGGCCCCACGACTCCGTACTCCCGCAGCTCCGCAGTCCCCAGACAAGGAGGCGACCGTTCCATGCGCACCCCCCTGAAAGCGGTTCTCGGCCTGCTGGCCGGTGCCGCCCTCTGCCTGACCCCCCAGGCGGCGGCCCACGCCGCACCGCCAGGACACTCCGCCGCCGCGGTCGGCACCGTCGCCGCGGACCCGTCGTACAAGATCCTCGTCTTCTCCAAGACCGCCGGCTTCCGTCACTCCTCGATCGCTCCTGGCATCGCAGCCCTGCGCGACCTGGGCGCGGCGAACAACTTCACCGTCGACGCCACCGAGGACGCCCAGGCCTTCACGACCGGCAACCTCGGCCAGTACAAGACGGTCGCCTTCCTGTCGACCACCGGCGACGTCCTGAACGCGGGCCAGCAGACCGCGTTCGAGCAGTACGTGAGGGGCGGCGGCGGATCGTCGGCATCCACGCCGCCGCCGACACCGAGTACGACTGGCCCTTCTACGAGGGCCTGGCCGGGGCCCTGTTCCACTCCCACCCGGCCATCCAGCCCGCCACCGTGAAGGTCGAGGACCGGGCGCACGACGCCACCGCCCACCTGGGCGCCACCTGGCAGCGCACCGACGAGTGGTACAACTACCGCACCAACCCGCGCGCCACCGCCCGTGTCCTGGCCTCCCTCGACGAGTCCAGCTACTCGGGAGGGAACATGTCCGGCGACCACCCCATCGCCTGGTGCAAGGGCTACGAGGGCGGCCGGGCCTTCTACACCGGAGGCGGCCACACCGACGAGTCGTACGCCGACCCCGCCTTCCGGCGGCACCTTCTGGGCGGAATCCGCTGGGCCGCCGGTATGACAGAGGCCGACTGCCGCCCGGAGACCGGCTACACGTCCCTCTTCAACGGCTCCTCCACGACCGGCTGGAGCCAGGCGGGACCGGGCGGCTTCACCCTCACGGACGGCACGCTCACCTCCCAGGGCGGCCTCGGCATGCTGTGGTACTCCGCCACGGAGTTCACCGGCGACTACTCGCTCAAGCTCGACTGGAAGGCCGCCGGGGACGACAACTCCGGCGTCTTCATCGGATTCCCGGCCTCCGACGACCCGTGGTCCGCCGTGAACAACGGCTACGAGATCCAGATCGACGCCACCGACGCGGCCGACCGCACCACCGGCGCCGTCTACGGCTTCAAGTCCGCCGACGTCGCCGCGCGCGACGTCGCCCTGAACCCGCCCGGCGAGTGGAACACGTACGAGCTCCGGGTCACCGGCGAACGCCTGGAGATCTTCCTGAACGGCAGCAAGATCAACGACTTCACCAGTACCGACCCGGTCCGGAGCCTGCGCCAGGGACACATCGGCCTCCAGAACCACGGGACCGGCGACGACGTGTCCTTCCGCAACATCCGGATCAAGCAGAACGGAGGACAGCCCGCCCCCCGCACGGGCGAGGTCAAGGGCGTCAACGGCAAGTGCCTGGACGTCGACGACTCCCAGACCGCGGACGGCACGAAGGTCCAGCTGTGGACCTGCAACGGCACCGGTGCCCAAAAATGGACGGTCGGAACCGACGGCACGGTGAAGGCCCTCGGCAAGTGCCTGGACGTGTCGGGCGGCGGAAGCGCGGACGGTACGAAGGTCCAGCTGTGGACCTGCAACGGCACGGGCGCGCAGAAGTGGACGCCGCAGTCCGACGGCACGGTCCGCAATCCACAGTCGGCCAAGTGCCTGGACGCCTCGGGAGGCGTGTGGAACGACGGCACCCCGGTCCACCTGTGGACCTGCCACACCGGCGCCAACCAGAAGTGGAACCTGCCCTGACGGGACCCGCTTCGACGGGACGCACACCCCGGTGACGCTCCTGATTCCTGTCCCGGCACCGGCGCGGGGATCACGGATTCCGGTGCCCGCCGGGCGGGGCTGCCCCGCTCTCGGCGGTGCCGGGTGGACCCGGTGAGGGCTCGCCCGCCGCGAGGTGCTCCAGGACCTCCGCCAGTTCCTGGCAGGCGCGGCGCACCGACCGGCGGGTCGCACGCTGCTCGGTGATGACGGAGGCGAGAAGCAGGGCGGTCAGGGCGGCGGAACCGTTGAACG
This sequence is a window from Streptomyces sp. NBC_00691. Protein-coding genes within it:
- a CDS encoding family 16 glycoside hydrolase; translation: MTEADCRPETGYTSLFNGSSTTGWSQAGPGGFTLTDGTLTSQGGLGMLWYSATEFTGDYSLKLDWKAAGDDNSGVFIGFPASDDPWSAVNNGYEIQIDATDAADRTTGAVYGFKSADVAARDVALNPPGEWNTYELRVTGERLEIFLNGSKINDFTSTDPVRSLRQGHIGLQNHGTGDDVSFRNIRIKQNGGQPAPRTGEVKGVNGKCLDVDDSQTADGTKVQLWTCNGTGAQKWTVGTDGTVKALGKCLDVSGGGSADGTKVQLWTCNGTGAQKWTPQSDGTVRNPQSAKCLDASGGVWNDGTPVHLWTCHTGANQKWNLP
- a CDS encoding PQQ-dependent sugar dehydrogenase; amino-acid sequence: MRTPGRGRARSLLTAVACTLGCLLPVSPAHSTPAHRDHDAGTGTTAAAAAAPEFQQVTLAKGVSETGEPMTLAVLPDRSVLHTSRDGTLRLTDAAGTTTVAGKLDVYSHDEEGLQGVAADPGFSSNRQLYLYYAPKLTTPGGDAPADGTAADFTPYDGVNRLSRFALRTDGTLDLASEKRILDVPASRGLCCHVGGDIDFDAAGNLYLSTGDDSNPFASDGFTPIDERAGRNPAYDAQRSAGNTNDLRGKVLRIKVNTDGSYAIPSGNLFAPGTAKTRPEIYAMGFRNPFRMSVDKATGTVFLGDYGPDSGTASPTRGPEGQVEFNRITKAGNFGWPFCTGDNNAYTDYDFATGASGAVFNCAAPKNTSPRNTGLTDLPPAQPAWIPYNGSSVPEFGGGSESPMAGPVYRYDAASTSDVKFPQEYDGDFFAGEFGRRWIKRIEITADGTVQSINPFPWSGTQVMDTAFGPDGALYVLDYGTGYFNGDENSALYRIEHVTGGRAPIAQARASVTSGKAPLAVSFSSAGTSDPDGDALSYAWTFGDGATSTAADPSHTYTANGRYTATLKATDTTGRSATASVLITVGNTAPTVRLDLPADGSVYDFGAVIPFKVTVTDPEDGTIDCAKVKVTFIVGHDSHGHPQTSTTGCTGTLRTLADGEHDPNANIFGVVDAEYTDKGANGQPALTAHDQRVTQPGHRQAEHYTDASGVQVVTHAAAHGGKTVGYIDNGDWIAFRPYALENTDRFTARISSAGTGGTIEVRAGSPTGTVLGTVTAPVTGGWETFQDVTTALTGRPAGSTTLYLVFKGGSGSLFDIDEFSFTTTGGARSGPVKGVNATCLDVDNAGTADGTKIQIWTCNGSAAQIWTVPGDGTLKALGKCLDVSGGGAADGTKVQLWTCNGTGAQNWAPQIDGTVRNPQSGKCLDASGGIWNDGTAVHLWTCHTGPNQKWTLP